One part of the Dermacentor silvarum isolate Dsil-2018 chromosome 6, BIME_Dsil_1.4, whole genome shotgun sequence genome encodes these proteins:
- the LOC119456923 gene encoding angiotensin-converting enzyme — MISYSAKENYNDLERYMAGTTDPTLLKSRWLQWAKWQNASQVYFAALVSMLNDAAVSNGYRHYAESWNEGLDVEQESVRLWEQVQPLYLELHAYVRGALLRRYGKELQPNGPIPVHLLGNPFGENWRNLADFVVPADLRRSPSEHAQPERRVLPSDCMRRAEAHYEELGFPPMPPLFWKNSVFERPGNSTAMDCHATAYDFGDGSDFRIKACLVGSKADEETAFHEMGHVQYFLAYRHQRSLFRTAPLAALHEAIGEAFGHAAAACGGAGSAGGANFAEPHTDGSEKRMHSRRDTVGRLLREALFKLVPLPWILSVERWRYAVFQGHIPAESLASSLWGYREKFQGVKPPTPEARGYFDVGGKHHVSHFIPYFRYFFARFLDYQLLTAMCAERRQKGPMVFCCVESDTPAVRNIRHMMSFGASIEWREALQIATGAPEISAEPLLNYYEPLFTWLRRENIKLNNPVGW; from the exons ATGATCTCTTATTCTGCCAAAGAGAACTACAATGATTTGGAGCGCTACATGGCTGGAACAACTGATCCGACTCTGTTGAAGTCCCGGTGGCTTCAGTGGGCAAAGTGGCAGAATGCTTCTCAGGTTTACTTCGCTGCTTTGGTGTCCATGTTGAATGATGCAGCTGTTAGTAATG GCTACCGCCACTACGCCGAGAGTTGGAACGAAGGCCTGGACGTGGAGCAAGAGAGTGTCCGCCTCTGGGAGCAAGTGCAGCCGCTCTACTTGGAGCTGCATGCTTACGTGCGCGGTGCACTACTACGACGCTACGGGAAGGAGCTTCAACCAAACGGGCCAATCCCAGTACACCTCCTGG GCAATCCTTTCGGCGAGAACTGGAGAAACTTGGCTGACTTCGTAGTGCCGGCCGACCTTCGGAGGAGCCCCAGCGAGCATGCGCAGCCAGAGAGGCGTGTCTTGCCCTCCGATTGCATGAGAAGGGCCGAGGCCCACTACGAGGAGCTTGGTTTCCCACCGATGCCGCCTCTGTTCTGGAAGAACTCCGTGTTCGAACGGCCTGGCAACAGCACCGCCATGGACTGTCACGCGACGGCGTATGACTTTGGCGATGGCAGTGACTTCCG GATCAAGGCCTGCCTGGTTGGCTCGAAGGCAGACGAAGAGACCGCTTTCCACGAAATGGGTCACGTACAGTATTTCCTGGCGTACCGACACCAGCGGTCATTGTTCAGAACGGCGCCTTTAGCGGCCCTCCACGAAGCCATTGGGGAAGCCTTTGGCCATGCTGCTGCGGCCTGCGGAGGTGCCGGCTCGGCGGGCGGCG CGAACTTTGCAGAACCGCACACCGACGGGTCCGAGAAACGCATGCACTCCCGTCGTGACACTGTGGGAAGGTTACTGCGGGAGGCGCTATTCAAGCTCGTACCTTTGCCCTGGATTCTCTCCGTGGAGAGATGGCGCTACGCAGTCTTTCAAGGCCACATCCCTGCCGAGAGCCTCGCCTCTTCGCTCTGGGGTTACCG AGAAAAGTTCCAAGGTGTGAAGCCTCCCACACCGGAGGCGAGGGGCTACTTCGACGTTGGAGGAAAACACCACGTGTCCCACTTCATACCTTACTTCAG GTATTTCTTTGCGCGCTTCCTTGACTACCAACTGCTGACGGCTATGTGCGCGGAAAGACGTCAAAAAGGGCCCATGGTCTTTTGTTGTGTTGAAAGTGATACTCCAGCCGTTCGTAACATAAG GCACATGATGTCATTCGGTGCGTCGATTGAATGGCGTGAGGCGTTACAGATTGCAACGGGCGCTCCGGAGATATCAGCAGAACCTTTGCTGAACTACTACGAGCCGCTCTTTACTTGGCTTCGGCGAGAGAACATTAAGTTGAACAACCCGGTGGGGTGGTGA
- the LOC119456924 gene encoding endothelin-converting enzyme 2, translating into MWTALLNLGPAADESPRSTLRIVSPRRFWLGVTAVLFLLGAFLFWCSLRSGYPLGPSRGPLLVAGPHDGVMEGRASPGSQLDPCRDLYEYVCHNWSSPHGAHTFTEDVARSWERLVQQAALASHPNQPATAVLGPEYAVEAVRHYHNSCVSLLAREEKDLRTEAIHLLVALNSSWGILKPDPPDEDVVRLLLLLSLRFGLTPVLRVRFRLVGTNRTQLLVEPSKAPLPTDRLPHGTAARVMSWCALYLRTRLADDDMAEMADVLRDMLSSSSRAAPPRGAMRSPEVLAHLAPSVPAHVWIKAASTYAASGLSSAPPGVLVRAVSTVRSVLSVLLKAHYREMVTPFLLVQSLATVLGLHIARVLGGKKGSGDSDDERCLRLSRRVLSPVWNVLYSEAIADQRFVPRAQTLVHELRLKLRERVQASHVLDGESRITADSKLAAVRAVFPKPHARILSLRSLASMVIDPATCPAPSHSSWGGFLAHTMTALAFLQRTRRSPERGWLLTRQQSPHVRLSRDNELCVPAAQLREPFASGFPFLDLATLGTMAAQQMLQAVGERGSHVDETGTAREWWTPKTRQQMWQYVLCLRQVYLSGSAGGLEFSDADVWDQLGSAILGLQTAFELATFNRPSTTDSGGRGRNDAPSVITQQGPLSMRQRFFVRFCRGFCELYVNGSGRMPGRWICNAAAKHVPAFADSFGCPDDAPMVPKETCDGF; encoded by the exons CTCGGTCCCTCCCGCGGTCCCCTGTTGGTCGCGGGTCCTCACGACGGCGTCATGGAAGGCCGCGCATCGCCGGGCAGCCAGCTGGACCCGTGCCGGGACCTGTACGAGTACGTGTGCCACAACTGGAGCTCGCCGCACGGGGCGCATACCTTCACCGAGGACGTGGCCCGCTCCTGGGAGCGCCTCGTGCAGCAGGCGGCGCTCGCTTCTCATCCCAACCAGCCGGCCACTGCCGTTCTGGGGCCCGAGTACGCGGTCGAAGCCGTCCGGCACTACCACAACAGCTGCGTCAGCCTGCTCGCCAGAGAAGAGAAG GATCTTCGCACGGAGGCGATTCACCTGCTCGTGGCGCTGAACTCGTCTTGGGGTATTTTGAAGCCGGACCCACCGGACGAGGACGTGGTGAGGCTGCTGCTCCTACTGTCCCTTCGCTTCGGCCTCACACCCGTATTGCGGGTGCGCTTCAGGCTGGTGGGCACCAACAGGACGCAGCTGCTG GTAGAGCCATCCAAAGCACCCCTTCCTACCGACCGGCTACCGCACGGAACCGCCGCCCGCGTGATGTCGTGGTGCGCATTGTATCTGCGCACCCGGCTAGCCGACGACGACATGGCCGAGATGGCGGACGTGCTGCGCGacatgctgtcgtcgtcgtcgcgcgCAGCGCCACCCAGAGGAGCGATGCGCTCGCCGGAGGTCCTCGCGCACTTGGCCCCGTCGGTTCCCGCTCACGTCTGGATCAAGGCCGCATCCACG TACGCGGCTTCCGGCCTTTCCTCCGCACCTCCCGGAGTGCTGGTCCGAGCGGTGTCCACCGTTCGCTCCGTTCTCAGCGTGCTGCTGAAGGCGCACTACCGCGAAATGGTCACGCCTTTCCTGCTCGTCCAATCGCTCGCCACAGTTCTTGGGCTGCACATCGCGCGAG TGTTGGGCGGCAAGAAAGGGAGCGGTGACAGTGACGATGAGCGTTGCCTGCGGCTGAGCCGGCGCGTGCTGTCGCCCGTCTGGAACGTGCTCTACTCGGAGGCAATCGCTGACCAACGGTTCGTGCCGCGCGCCCAGACGCTGGTGCATGAGCTGAGGCTCAAACTGCGCGAGCGGGTGCAGGCCTCTCACGTGCTTGACGGGGAGAGCCGCATCACGGCGGACAGCAAGCTGGCCGCCGTCAGAGCCGTCTTTCCCAAGCCACATGCACGTATCCTCAGCTTACGATCTTT GGCATCGATGGTTATCGACCCCGCGACCTGCCCTGCCCCGAGCCATAGTTCGTGGGGTGGATTCCTGGCGCACACGATGACTGCGCTGGCGTTCCTACAGCGCACGCGTCGCTCCCCAGAACGCGGCTGGCTGCTGACGCGCCAACAGAGTCCGCACGTTAGGCTTAGCCGCGACAACGAGCTGTGCGTGCCGGCCGCCCAGCTGAGGGAGCCGTTCGCGTCGGGTTTCCCCTTCCTGGACCTTGCCACGTTGGGAACCATGGCGGCGCAGCAAATGCTTCAG GCGGTAGGGGAGCGTGGCAGCCACGTTGACGAGACAGGCACAGCGCGTGAGTGGTGGACTCCCAAGACGCGGCAGCAGATGTGGCAGTATGTGCTGTGCCTCCGGCAG GTGTACCTGTCCGGCAGCGCCGGTGGCCTAGAGTTTTCGGACGCAGATGTGTGGGACCAGCTCGGAAGCGCCATACTCGGCCTGCAGACTGCGTTCGAGCTCGCCACGTTCAACCGCCCTTCGACAACCGACTCCGGCGGGCGAGGACGCAACGATGCACCGTCTGTTATCACGCAGCAGGGCCCGCTGTCGATGCGGCAGCGTTTCTTTGTGCGGTTCTGCCGGGGATTCTGCGAGCTTTACGT GAACGGATCTGGCCGGATGCCGGGTCGCTGGATTTGCAACGCGGCAGCTAAGCACGTGCCGGCATTCGCGGACTCCTTCGGCTGCCCAGACGACGCGCCCATGGTGCCAAAGGAGACATGCGACGGATTTTAG